AAGTTGCAAATTTCCTTATGGTATTTTAATGCAAAATTATTGTCAAATTTATCTGTTTTCAATCCTTGAAGATCTTCAACAAGTTTAAATAGGTCATCCTTATTTTCAACGAACTTTATATAATTCAAATTTTTTATCCATTCATGGGTTCCCTTAACTTTATGGTTATAATTATTCAATACAATACATGGAGTTTCAGTTATTGCAGCAAAAATCATCCCATGAATTCTGTCCGTTACAACTATTTTCGACGATCTAAATTCATCAAGTTTTTGTTTTAAGCTTTCTTCTCTTTCACTACTTGACACATTTTCACTGGATAAAGTATCCGTAATTTTCACATTATTATATTTCTTTTTTAACTCACTAATTATTCCATTCTTTTCACTAACCGAAAGGCTACTTTCAACATCATCTCGTAAGCAAGTCAGAATATTATTTCTTACGATATTTTCTTTAGATTCATTTAAATAGAATACAATATCAGGGGCCAATATCACTTTATTTTTAGTGAAATTTTGTTTAATTATATTGTAGCTTTTATTTTCTCTTGCTACCAGCAATAAATTTGGATGTTTAGAGTATTCCTCAATAGTTTTATTAAACTCTATTCTTCCTCTTTCAGTATTACTAAAAAATATTGTTTGAGGAAAAAATAAACATTTATTATCATTAAATAATCCTAACAAATATCTAATCGCTTTCTCAGCATGTAAATACTCATCCCCTATATACCCACCACCATTAAAAGCAATTATATCGTTTTCTTTTATTTGCTTTCTAATCTCTTTAGCAGCAATAAATGTGTCATCAAGATAAATGTCAATTACTTTGTAGACAGGACACAAATCCTTAATTAATTTTTTTTCTGCTAATACAATTGCATGATCACCTAAATTACGATGTCTCGGGCAAGCAAACAAATAAATAATTGGTTGATTATTTTCGCCCCTTTGATGGTTAATGTTATTACTTACCCTTTTGTAATTTTTAATGTCATATTCTTTTTTTCTTACCAGTGCAATGCCCTTCTGCATATACGGTACTCTTTTAAATACTTTTTTAACTGAATTCATTTCATGACCACCTATTTTTTCTTCAATTTTTTCCTTATTGTAATAATGGTTTTAAAGCAATATATATATAAATAAGGATTTATTTTAAATAAGTAAAAACGTAATTTTAACATTGAACTAAATGGACCATCTATTACTTTTTTATAATTCGACAATATTTCAGACTGAAGGACAGTTCCTAACCCTTTATCTTTTTCAGCTATTTCTATTTCTTTTGCTTTAACATAAAAAGTTAATAGTGTTCTTAAATATTCATCCATTGATTTATTTGCAAGTTTATTATCTCCATTTTCCTCAAAAAATAATGTCCTTTCTTTAAAAGCTTCCAATATTACCAATCTACTCATACTAAATTTAGCATCCATAATGCTACCATCTCTATTCTGCAAATAATTGTACTTAGCCACTGCAGTATAAACAACTTTTTCGGCTTTATACAAAGCTTTATAGGTAAAGAAACCATCCTCATGTATATAACCCTCTTTGAACCTTAAGCTTTTAAATATATTTCTATGAAATATTTTATTACACACCATTGGTTTAAAATATTTATAATCACTTAAGAAGTAAGAAAGTGCTGCTTTGTTATCGCACACTATTGTTTCGCCACTTACATTTTCTTCAATTTTATTTTTATAAACATATCTCACATTACATTCAACAATATCAGAATTAAATTTTGTAGCACTAGACAACAAAGTTTCATACATATCGCTATCTATCCAATCATCACTATCCACAAAACCAATATATTTTCCCGTTGCTATTTCTAAACCAGTGTTTCGTGCTGAAGATAGACCGCCATTTTCTTTGTGTATCACGTTAATTCTTTTATCTTTCAAAGCATAATCATTACAAATTAATTTACTCTTATCTTTAGACCCATCATTAACAACAATAATCTCAAGATTAGAGTATGTCTGATCAATTATGCTATCTAAACATTTTGCTAAATACTTCTCCACATTATATACAGGAACAATTATAGATAATAAGGGTTGCTCTTTCATATTTTAGACTCCTTGATATTACTACTTTCCAAATATGCGAGTAATATTAAATAGATAATAAAAATCTTCTGCTCATCTACTATACTATTTATAGAAAAACATATAAATGCAGGTATTATAAATATATGCTTTGAAAATTTACTCCCTTTTCTTTTTCTAAAAAGTAAAAGAAGTAAACTAAAGTATGCAAGAAAGCCGTAACCGTATATAATTCTAAAATGATCAGAGTGCGGTCTTCTAATTTGACCATCTTTGGTTAGTGTATATCCATCTCCAATGACCACGTTTTTTATAAGCTCTGTTTTTAATAAATCATCATATACGGACTCCCTAGACTCTGGATTATTTTCTGTCACCCTATTCAAACTATAATTAAACATATCAAAATTCAATAAACTATTAATGTTTAGTAACAATATAAAAATAATAAATACTGAAAACAGAAGTATAAATAAATCTTTTTTTCTAAAAGTAATATTAAATTTAATATTCCTCATAGCAGAAAACAATGAAAACAACATTACAATTGCCATAGCCAGGAATGCACCTGTACTCATACAAGTAATCAATATTAATCCGATTGACAAAAAAATAAATAATCTAGTTAATGAATTTAATTTTTCATTAAAAACCAAAAATATACATACTGAAACCAGTATGTATGCTGCATTATTAGGATCTACCCACAAATAACTATACCTAAAAAAATAGTCATTGGTTGTTGCATAATAATAATCTACAAATGGGTCTCTTACTGAAAATAGATTTTTTATATCAAAGTACATAGCCACATCAAAAATAGTTATTATTGCTAGTGCATCTACAAATAAAATAAAAACTAATAAGATATTTTTAATAGGAATGAAAACACATTTTAATTTTGTAGTAAAATAGAAATAATATAAAAAAGATGACAAAAGTTGTATAGGTCGTTTTAAATTGTCTCCCCATATATCGTATCCATTAATAAAATGTGGGGTGTAAAAATAAGATAAAAAAGTACTCAGTAAAACAAAAAAGCTTATAAAAATAAATAATTTAAAATCTAATCCAACTTTAAGTTTAGAATAATTTCTTAAAGTCCATAGAAATACTATCACTAAGGAATATGGGATAACAAAGTACTTGAAATAAGGAAAAAATAAAATATCAATAATTATAAAGTATGACAGAAAAGCATTCCAATTTAAGCTACTTTTTATATTCTCTTTATTTTTCATAAACATCCCTACATTAATTATTTAATAAAATTAAAAATCTTTTTACTTTGTTTTCCCCAATTTTTTTCTTTCAGTATGAACTCTTTTCCAAAAGCTGCTTTAGACATTAATTCATTATAGGGTACTTTTAAAGCCTTATTTATACTTTCTCCCATCTTTTCTGCATTTTCATCATCTAATATACTAATATGTTCAAGATAAGCTTTGGTAAGGCCATTTAATTTCGTAGTGAGTACAGGTGTTCCACTTAACATATATTCAAAAATCTTAGATGGGAAAGTAACCAAACTTATTGGATCATCTTTTGGCCTCGGATTTATAAGCATGTAGACCTTTTTTTGTATTTTAATCATTTCCTCATTTGGAACCTTTCCCTTGTATTCTATATTTGAATAAGTGATACATTGATCCATTACATATCTTCTAAGTGGTCCATCTCCATAAATATATAATTTAACATTATTATATACGTATTTCATAGATTCTATTAGTTGTCTAATTCCATTATACTCTACGAGTGACCCAGAGAAGAGTAAGATCACCTCACCACTTTGTTCATATATTCTTTTTTCTTCTTTTTCACATTTGTTTTCTTTAGGTGAAAATCCTCCATCCACAATAATATATGGAGTTTCTGGTGCATATTCTTTTATAGCTCTTTGATTTAGTACTATTAGCTTATCAAAATTCTTTATTGATATTTCTGTTAATTTATCCATGAGAATTCTTAGAAATTTTGAGATGATATTTCTTTTTTCCATATCTATAGGTAAATCTGCCAATAAGCAAATGGTTTCGCAATTGTACTTTTCTGATAGATATTTGACAGGAAGTCCAATCGCAGGAAAGGCATTAAAGGTCAGTATCTTAGTTTGTTTATTATTAGATATGAATTTTCGTGCAGCAACATACACTGAGAATACCTGCCAAATTTGTTTAACTATAGGTATGTTTAGGTAACTTACGCATTTAACATAACAATTGTCCGAGATTCTCAACTGCTTTTTCCTTACCCACAGTTTCTTAACTTTAGGATAAGGTGCTGTAGGATAAATCGTTAATATCTCCATGTCATCTTTAAATTTCTTTTTGAGTTCTTGAACGACACCTATTTGCATATTGTTTCCGGCAACCGATGCTCCCCTTTGATGATCGCAAATATCCTTTGGTATTGCATAACCTATATATAATAGTTTCATTATTTTCTCCCTGTATTAAAATACAATGTATAATTTTATAACTATAGAGTAAAATTACAATTTAACCTTTTTAAATAAATACATATGTTTAGAAGCCATATTTTCAATTGTATATGTTTTAATCTTTTCCAAGTTATTTTTCGCCATTTTGTCAATTAGTAAACTATTGGAAAGTAACTCATTTATCTTGTATGGTAACGCCTCTATGTTCTTCATTGGAATTATATAGCCATTTTCATGATTTTTTATAAGTTCTATACCCGCTACACACTTATCTGTAGTTATAACAGGCAGACCATATGAAAAAGCCTCATTAATTACTAATCCCCATATATCTTCTCTTGTTGGCAATACCATTATATCTGCAATTTTATAATACATTTGCAATTCTTCTTTTGGCTTAAAATCAATGATTCTTACACTTATATCCTTTTCTTTAATAATTCTTTGATATTCCTCTTTTAATTCTCCACCACCTACTAATAAAAGTTCTACTTTTTCCCCACTAACTCTTATTTCATTCCAACAATTAAGTAGGATGTCCATGCCTTTTCTATGAATAAACTGGCCTACTGAAATCACAACTTTATTTGAATGAATATTCAATTTATTTTTTAATAATTTTTTTTCAAAGACAGACACTCTTTTATTAGTAATTGTTTTTGTTGTAATAGATGTAAATGGATATTGAAATATGTTATTTTCATTTGCACCATAATATTTTAAATATTCACTTGTTCTTATTCCGGTACTCAGCCAATATTCTGCACTTGATATAAAAAAGCTTTTAATACTCTTTTTGAAGAATTTTTCATCTTTACTAATAAATCCACCATCAGCATTAAGGATAAATGATATTCTCCTTGCCTTTAGATATAGTATGGATAACATAGATGTTGGTGTTGCATAACCACCAATAACAATAATGTCGTAATTAAAATTCAGGAATTTTATAACTCCAATATTTAATGCTGAATCTGCCCTAACTTTTATACCTTTTAGTACAAAGGACTTGAAGTTATTTGAATTATTATCGAACCATTTTTCATTTCTATCACTAGCATTTTCTCGTTCAAACAATACTGTTAGATCACACTTTTTCCCTAGTTCATTAAAAAATTCCACTCTATAAGGTGAAGGGATATTAGTTAAAAATAGTACTTTCATTAATTAATCATACCCTTTATATTATTTGCCCAATCAAATTCATCATCCACTCCACAAAATGTTATTCTAGGATAATCCCCGATTACTTCCTTAAATAAATCCAAATTTGAGGCAATGATAGGCAGATTAAAAAATTGTGCTTCCACAAGTGGTAAACCATAGGTCTCAATTTTACTTGGAAATAATAACGCATCTACGGACTTATAGTGTTCCATCACTTGTTTATAGTTCAATTCCCCAGTTAAAATAATATTTGCACCTAAATTAAATTGATTTATATACTTTAATGCAGTATCATCTGCTTTATCTAAAGTAAGGTATAACACAACATTCTTTAAGTTAAACTTATTCACAATGATATCCATAGCTTTATATAAAACCTTATGATTTTTGTATAAGTTTTTACTAGAAGGATAAAACAGAGTTGTAGTATCTTCCAAATCAGGGATACGCGTATATAAGTTTGGATTTATAGTGTTTAGAATAGGCTTTTCAACATGCACATTGTCTTTATTTATACTTGCTTTTGAAACAATCTTTTTCTTTAACCATTCTGTTTGAACAATAACTTTATCTGCTTCTCTTATACTTTTATTTATTAAATGGATATATATATTTTTATAAAACCATAAATTCCTTTCATTTTTTTTAAATAGACTCCATTCATATTCAAAAAAAGGAATTGGTTGATGAAGATATAATTTCTTTTTAACTCCTCTATCCTCTGAAAATCCAAAAGGGAAATAGTTTTGCATAGAATATATTTCATAAGGTTTTACTTTCTTGTCAATACACCACTTCTTAAAGCCCACTAAATTCCAGTAGTTTCGACTTTTATAATATGGATTTCTTGAGTTTTGTATTAGTATAATCTTTGGATGACTAAAATAATCACAAGTATCTGGAACAAAAATATAATATAATTTATCCTCTGGAACTTGATTTTTTAATTGTTGTAAATAATTATTAAGAATTGTAAGCGCTCCGCCTGATCCAAGAGAAGTTGCATTTACTAAAACATTGTTGTCCATAATATCCCTTCCATAAACTAGTTTACCTCATTCCTAAAACAAATGAGAGTTTATTACCAATCCAGGTATTTCTAGAAAAATTTCCAAATGTGTTAATGCTAATAACTACTATAAATAAAACTATAATGGGTTTGATTAAAGGTACAATCCCAATACCTAATGTATTATTAATTATAATATTTGTTATACCGGCCACAGGCATATGGAGCAAATATATTGCAAATGATTGTTTACCTATATATCTAACTAATGTGTTTGAAAAGGTTCTCCCAGCTATAATAACAATAATCATAGCACCGCTAAGTTCAATAAATAATGAAAAACTTGACCAATATGATCCTTCTTTAAGATAAATAGATAAACAGAGAAAACCCACAAACAGTAGTATAATTAACATAGAATATTTTCTACAAATGATATATATTTTAGTAATATTTGCTTTTTTAAAAAGTAAGATTCCTAATGAAAAAAACCCCAACCAATTAAACGGATTAATATAGGGTTGGATCATCCATAACTTATTTAAAGAGGTAAGAAAGACAGAAATAACTGTCATTAAGATGAATAGATACAAAAATATATTATATTCTTTGAGTTTAAATAGTACTAAATAAGAGACAATTAACATTGATAGATAGTACAAATATGTATCATAGCCAATTAAATATAAAAAAAGCTTCGTTAGTGTTAGAGGTTCACTTATAGTCCCTCCATACTGAGTCACAAGATATATTAAAGACCCACAAAATATCCAAGGAATAAAAACAACTTTTTTCTTTTTAAGAAAAAGAAAAAATGGTGGTTGTTTTTTCCCAAATAAATACCCTGATATGATAAAAAAAACTACTACACCTACAGTACCTATATTAGCTGACAACAAGCTAAAAAAGGGAACAGCCCCCTCTGGCGAACTTGATGTATGCGCAAAGATCACACTAATAATAGAGAACGCCTTCATAGAGTCTATACATTGTCTTTCTTCAAATGTATTTCTTTTTATATTAGCTCCCATTTTTCTCCCAAACGACCCTTTTAACATAATCAGTATAGGACAATATTATTCTTAGTACTTTTTCTGACACGTTAGGCATACTATAATCCTCTACAAGTCTTATTGTGTCACTTTCCTGAGTTTGTAATATTTCCAATCCCTGTAAGATTCTTTCCTTCTTTAAACCTACCATCATAACTGTTGCTTCTTCCATTGCTTCTGGTCTCTCATGAGCCTGTCTAATATTTAGTGCACTAAAGCCTAGAATTGAAGACTCCTCACTTATCGTACCGCTATCACTAAGAACAGCTTTTGCTCTAATTTGAAGTTTATTGTAATCATTAAAACCTAAAGGTTTTACTGTTTTCACTAATGGTTTAAACACAATTCCTTTAGATTCAATCATATTTTTAGTCCTAGGATGAGTACTTACTATTACAGGTATATTGAATTTCTCAGCGATAGTATTTAAGCTATCCACTAAATCTAAGAAATTGGTTTCTGAACTTATATTTTCTTCTCTATGGGCTGATACTACAAAGTATTCTCCTTCTTCTAAGTCCAATCTCTCTAAGATGTCTGAACTCTCTATTTCATCTTTTTTAGAATTAAGAACCTCGAACATCGGACTTCCAGTTTTAATAATTCGATCTGAAGGAAAACCCTCCCTAAGAAGATATTCTCTGGCTATATCACTGTAAGTTAAATTAATATCAGCTGTATGGTCAACTATTTTGCGATTGGTTTCTTCCGGCACCCTTTGGTCAAAACATCTATTGCCTGCTTCCATATGAAAAATCGGGATATGCCTTCTTTTAGCTGCAATTGTAGTTAAACAGCTGTTTGTATCACCAAGAACCAAAAAAGCATCTGGTTTTACCTCTTCCAAAATCGGATCAATTTTAATCAAAATATTACCAATAGTTTCTACAGCTGTTCCCGTAGCTGCATTAAGAAAAAAATCTGGTTTCTTTAAATTAAAATCTTTAAAAAAGACTTCATTTAATTCATAATCATAATTTTGTCCCGTATGAACAAGGGTATGTTCAATTGCATTTGATTCTACTAATTTATTAATAACTGCTGACAACCTAATAATTTCAGGTCTAGTACCAACGACTGTCATAACTTTTAGTTTCTTCATAATTTATACCTCCACGAAATAAGTGTCCGGCTTTTCTGGATCGAAACATTCATTTGCCCACATTACTGTTACCAAGTCGTTTTCCCCTACGTTTACAATTGAATGTGTATACCCAGTTGGAATATCTACGACGCGTAAGCTTTCCCCATTTACTTTATATTCTATAAATTCATCAGAATCTATTTTTCTAAAGCGAATTAAGCCTTCCCCACTAACAACTAAAAATTTCTCATTTTTAGTATGATGCCAATGATTTCCCTTCGTTATCCCTGGCTTTGATACATTTACAGAAACTTGTCCTCTTTCAGGTGTTCTCAAAAACTCTGTAAAAGAACCTCTATGGTCGGAATTCATTGTAAGATCATAAGAAAACTGATCTTCTGGTAAAAAGCTTAAGTAAGTACTATATAGTTTTTTAGTTAAAGCATCCTCCATATTCGGGAGACT
The Metabacillus sp. FJAT-52054 genome window above contains:
- a CDS encoding polysaccharide pyruvyl transferase family protein, coding for MNSVKKVFKRVPYMQKGIALVRKKEYDIKNYKRVSNNINHQRGENNQPIIYLFACPRHRNLGDHAIVLAEKKLIKDLCPVYKVIDIYLDDTFIAAKEIRKQIKENDIIAFNGGGYIGDEYLHAEKAIRYLLGLFNDNKCLFFPQTIFFSNTERGRIEFNKTIEEYSKHPNLLLVARENKSYNIIKQNFTKNKVILAPDIVFYLNESKENIVRNNILTCLRDDVESSLSVSEKNGIISELKKKYNNVKITDTLSSENVSSSEREESLKQKLDEFRSSKIVVTDRIHGMIFAAITETPCIVLNNYNHKVKGTHEWIKNLNYIKFVENKDDLFKLVEDLQGLKTDKFDNNFALKYHKEICNFINS
- a CDS encoding glycosyltransferase, whose protein sequence is MKEQPLLSIIVPVYNVEKYLAKCLDSIIDQTYSNLEIIVVNDGSKDKSKLICNDYALKDKRINVIHKENGGLSSARNTGLEIATGKYIGFVDSDDWIDSDMYETLLSSATKFNSDIVECNVRYVYKNKIEENVSGETIVCDNKAALSYFLSDYKYFKPMVCNKIFHRNIFKSLRFKEGYIHEDGFFTYKALYKAEKVVYTAVAKYNYLQNRDGSIMDAKFSMSRLVILEAFKERTLFFEENGDNKLANKSMDEYLRTLLTFYVKAKEIEIAEKDKGLGTVLQSEILSNYKKVIDGPFSSMLKLRFYLFKINPYLYIYCFKTIITIRKKLKKK
- a CDS encoding glycosyltransferase → MKLLYIGYAIPKDICDHQRGASVAGNNMQIGVVQELKKKFKDDMEILTIYPTAPYPKVKKLWVRKKQLRISDNCYVKCVSYLNIPIVKQIWQVFSVYVAARKFISNNKQTKILTFNAFPAIGLPVKYLSEKYNCETICLLADLPIDMEKRNIISKFLRILMDKLTEISIKNFDKLIVLNQRAIKEYAPETPYIIVDGGFSPKENKCEKEEKRIYEQSGEVILLFSGSLVEYNGIRQLIESMKYVYNNVKLYIYGDGPLRRYVMDQCITYSNIEYKGKVPNEEMIKIQKKVYMLINPRPKDDPISLVTFPSKIFEYMLSGTPVLTTKLNGLTKAYLEHISILDDENAEKMGESINKALKVPYNELMSKAAFGKEFILKEKNWGKQSKKIFNFIK
- a CDS encoding glycosyltransferase family 4 protein, giving the protein MKVLFLTNIPSPYRVEFFNELGKKCDLTVLFERENASDRNEKWFDNNSNNFKSFVLKGIKVRADSALNIGVIKFLNFNYDIIVIGGYATPTSMLSILYLKARRISFILNADGGFISKDEKFFKKSIKSFFISSAEYWLSTGIRTSEYLKYYGANENNIFQYPFTSITTKTITNKRVSVFEKKLLKNKLNIHSNKVVISVGQFIHRKGMDILLNCWNEIRVSGEKVELLLVGGGELKEEYQRIIKEKDISVRIIDFKPKEELQMYYKIADIMVLPTREDIWGLVINEAFSYGLPVITTDKCVAGIELIKNHENGYIIPMKNIEALPYKINELLSNSLLIDKMAKNNLEKIKTYTIENMASKHMYLFKKVKL
- a CDS encoding glycosyltransferase, encoding MDNNVLVNATSLGSGGALTILNNYLQQLKNQVPEDKLYYIFVPDTCDYFSHPKIILIQNSRNPYYKSRNYWNLVGFKKWCIDKKVKPYEIYSMQNYFPFGFSEDRGVKKKLYLHQPIPFFEYEWSLFKKNERNLWFYKNIYIHLINKSIREADKVIVQTEWLKKKIVSKASINKDNVHVEKPILNTINPNLYTRIPDLEDTTTLFYPSSKNLYKNHKVLYKAMDIIVNKFNLKNVVLYLTLDKADDTALKYINQFNLGANIILTGELNYKQVMEHYKSVDALLFPSKIETYGLPLVEAQFFNLPIIASNLDLFKEVIGDYPRITFCGVDDEFDWANNIKGMIN
- a CDS encoding acyltransferase, yielding MGANIKRNTFEERQCIDSMKAFSIISVIFAHTSSSPEGAVPFFSLLSANIGTVGVVVFFIISGYLFGKKQPPFFLFLKKKKVVFIPWIFCGSLIYLVTQYGGTISEPLTLTKLFLYLIGYDTYLYYLSMLIVSYLVLFKLKEYNIFLYLFILMTVISVFLTSLNKLWMIQPYINPFNWLGFFSLGILLFKKANITKIYIICRKYSMLIILLFVGFLCLSIYLKEGSYWSSFSLFIELSGAMIIVIIAGRTFSNTLVRYIGKQSFAIYLLHMPVAGITNIIINNTLGIGIVPLIKPIIVLFIVVISINTFGNFSRNTWIGNKLSFVLGMR
- the wecB gene encoding UDP-N-acetylglucosamine 2-epimerase (non-hydrolyzing); translated protein: MKKLKVMTVVGTRPEIIRLSAVINKLVESNAIEHTLVHTGQNYDYELNEVFFKDFNLKKPDFFLNAATGTAVETIGNILIKIDPILEEVKPDAFLVLGDTNSCLTTIAAKRRHIPIFHMEAGNRCFDQRVPEETNRKIVDHTADINLTYSDIAREYLLREGFPSDRIIKTGSPMFEVLNSKKDEIESSDILERLDLEEGEYFVVSAHREENISSETNFLDLVDSLNTIAEKFNIPVIVSTHPRTKNMIESKGIVFKPLVKTVKPLGFNDYNKLQIRAKAVLSDSGTISEESSILGFSALNIRQAHERPEAMEEATVMMVGLKKERILQGLEILQTQESDTIRLVEDYSMPNVSEKVLRIILSYTDYVKRVVWEKNGS